From Citricoccus sp. SGAir0253, a single genomic window includes:
- a CDS encoding FAD-binding oxidoreductase: MTELTVERAAEAPGAREEFLRRAEEIVGAEHVIRPGAEEGYRDPYPLVPGRSTWPGVRPADTAQVQALVRLANETGTALWTFSKGKNLGYGGPEPRGESMVALDLGRMNRILEVDDRLCYAVVEPGVTFFDLYEYIQERGLEVWMSVPALGWGSVLGNALDRGYGMTPLGDHSKQICGMEVVLPDGELLRTGMGAMEGTDLGPLFQGGFGPTLDGLFAQSNLGVVTRIGLWLMPWPEVYVNGEVTVEREEDMPVLVDLLTQLRREDVIQNNALCGNVVRAVTMNGPRSRWYQGEGSIPPERLEEIRQELGIGQWNAKFGIYGDKGLAERRLEIIRERFAGLEGFTVTARMYEGAEGARVAYEDIAEGDRTQMAGVPTLKPLGTINYLAEDGGHIDAAPILPARGEEVWDFYQEVKELYTEYGFDLYIGYHLYPRHMVHVTMIYFENGNEEMLGRARELYGRLLDAARDRGYAPYRSHVDYMDRIADGFDFNGHAARRFQERLKDAVDPNGILAPGKQGVWPARYRVEG, encoded by the coding sequence ATGACTGAACTGACCGTGGAGCGGGCGGCCGAGGCCCCGGGGGCGCGCGAGGAGTTCCTGCGCCGCGCCGAGGAGATCGTCGGCGCCGAGCACGTGATCCGCCCGGGGGCCGAGGAGGGCTACCGGGACCCCTACCCGCTGGTCCCCGGCCGGTCCACCTGGCCGGGCGTGCGTCCCGCCGACACCGCCCAGGTGCAGGCGCTGGTGCGCCTGGCCAACGAGACCGGCACCGCCCTGTGGACGTTCTCCAAGGGCAAGAACCTCGGCTACGGGGGGCCGGAGCCGCGGGGCGAGTCGATGGTCGCCCTGGACCTGGGGCGGATGAACCGCATCCTCGAGGTCGACGACCGCCTGTGCTACGCCGTCGTCGAGCCGGGCGTGACGTTCTTCGACCTGTACGAGTACATCCAGGAGCGGGGCCTGGAGGTGTGGATGTCCGTCCCGGCCCTCGGCTGGGGTTCCGTGCTGGGCAACGCCCTGGACCGGGGCTATGGCATGACGCCGCTGGGTGATCATTCCAAGCAGATCTGCGGCATGGAGGTCGTCCTCCCGGACGGGGAGCTGCTGCGCACCGGCATGGGCGCCATGGAGGGCACCGACCTGGGGCCCCTCTTCCAGGGCGGCTTCGGCCCCACCCTGGACGGGCTGTTCGCCCAGTCGAACCTCGGGGTGGTCACCCGGATCGGGCTGTGGCTCATGCCCTGGCCGGAGGTCTACGTCAACGGCGAGGTGACGGTCGAGCGCGAGGAGGACATGCCGGTCCTGGTCGACCTCCTCACCCAGTTGCGCCGCGAGGACGTCATCCAGAACAACGCCCTGTGCGGCAACGTGGTGCGAGCGGTCACCATGAACGGCCCCCGGTCCCGCTGGTACCAGGGCGAGGGCTCGATCCCGCCGGAGCGGCTGGAGGAGATCCGCCAGGAGCTGGGGATCGGCCAGTGGAACGCGAAGTTCGGCATCTACGGGGACAAGGGCCTGGCGGAGCGCCGGCTCGAGATCATCCGGGAGCGCTTCGCCGGGCTCGAGGGCTTCACCGTCACCGCCCGGATGTACGAGGGGGCCGAGGGCGCCCGCGTGGCCTACGAGGACATCGCCGAGGGCGACCGCACCCAGATGGCCGGCGTGCCCACGCTCAAGCCCCTGGGCACCATCAACTACCTGGCCGAGGACGGCGGGCACATCGACGCGGCCCCGATCCTGCCGGCACGTGGCGAGGAGGTCTGGGACTTCTACCAGGAGGTCAAGGAGCTGTACACCGAGTACGGCTTCGACCTGTACATCGGCTACCACCTCTACCCGCGGCACATGGTGCACGTGACCATGATCTACTTCGAGAACGGCAACGAGGAGATGCTCGGCCGGGCCCGGGAGCTGTACGGCAGGCTGCTGGACGCCGCCCGCGACCGGGGGTATGCCCCGTACCGCAGCCACGTGGACTACATGGACCGGATCGCGGACGGCTTCGACTTCAACGGCCACGCCGCGCGCCGGTTCCAGGAGCGCCTGAAGGACGCCGTCGATCCGAACGGGATCCTCGCGCCGGGCAAGCAGGGGGTCTGGCCGGCACGCTACCGCGTGGAGGGCTGA
- the pdxT gene encoding pyridoxal 5'-phosphate synthase glutaminase subunit PdxT, whose amino-acid sequence MSAGRSPATEPGLAGAAPAVGVFALQGDVREHVRVLTELGARVSPVRSAGDLAGLDGLVIPGGESSVMDKLSRLLGLAPAVRDAIDGGLPVYGTCAGMIMLADRIANPITGQQSLGGLDVTVQRNAFGSQVDSFETDLEVPAVSAEPVQAVFIRAPAVLAAGPEVEVLASVPAERLEAGVPREGLGAEVPVAVRQGNLLATSFHPEVTGDWSFHRYFLGELVGPSRP is encoded by the coding sequence GTGAGCGCCGGCCGGAGCCCCGCCACGGAGCCGGGCCTCGCGGGGGCGGCTCCCGCCGTCGGGGTCTTCGCCCTCCAGGGGGACGTGCGCGAGCACGTCCGCGTGCTGACCGAGCTGGGGGCCCGCGTGTCCCCGGTGCGCTCGGCCGGGGACCTGGCCGGGCTGGACGGCCTGGTCATCCCGGGCGGCGAGTCCTCGGTGATGGACAAGCTCTCCCGGCTGCTGGGCCTGGCCCCGGCGGTGCGGGACGCGATCGACGGCGGCCTGCCCGTCTACGGCACGTGCGCCGGGATGATCATGCTCGCGGACCGGATCGCCAACCCGATCACCGGCCAGCAGTCCCTGGGCGGCCTGGACGTCACGGTCCAGCGCAACGCCTTCGGCTCGCAGGTCGACTCCTTCGAGACGGACCTCGAGGTGCCGGCGGTGTCCGCCGAGCCGGTGCAGGCCGTCTTCATCCGCGCGCCCGCCGTCCTGGCGGCCGGGCCGGAGGTCGAGGTGCTGGCCTCCGTCCCGGCGGAGCGGCTCGAGGCCGGGGTGCCGCGCGAGGGCCTGGGCGCCGAGGTCCCCGTGGCCGTGCGCCAGGGCAACCTGCTGGCCACGAGCTTCCATCCCGAGGTCACCGGAGACTGGTCCTTCCACCGGTACTTCCTGGGGGAGCTGGTCGGCCCGTCACGGCCGTGA
- a CDS encoding VOC family protein — MSWGLISEMGHVGIQTTDLDASIWDATQLLGLRVTEQTGDAAYLAAADVHHELVYRESDVNGVDSLGLVARDGDALRTIRRRVEDENLEVLSDAPRTAGVEDGFSFVGPEDYVFEITIGRQPDVAAQQGFGPDRYGHLNFHPRNTRSMMEFLQRVLDFRLSDVIGDDYAYFMRCNPDHHGIALLPGKGTFHHHAWQTQSVADLAKLGDRLNRVGRELIWGPVRHGAGHNVAAYYVEHSGAVVELYTDLEQIYDDNREPVIWGADDNWWNMWSDYRPLDFRDFGIPPVVRRLTSA, encoded by the coding sequence ATGTCCTGGGGACTGATCAGCGAGATGGGCCACGTGGGGATCCAGACGACGGATCTCGACGCCTCCATCTGGGACGCGACCCAACTGCTCGGATTGCGTGTCACGGAGCAGACGGGCGACGCCGCCTACCTGGCGGCCGCAGACGTGCACCACGAGCTCGTCTACCGCGAGTCGGACGTCAACGGCGTGGACTCCCTCGGGCTGGTCGCCCGGGACGGGGACGCGCTGCGGACCATCCGCCGCCGCGTGGAGGACGAGAACCTGGAGGTGCTCAGCGACGCGCCGCGCACGGCCGGGGTGGAGGACGGGTTCAGCTTCGTGGGCCCGGAGGACTACGTCTTCGAGATCACCATCGGCCGCCAGCCGGACGTGGCCGCGCAGCAGGGCTTCGGGCCGGACCGCTACGGCCACCTCAACTTCCACCCGCGCAACACGCGGTCGATGATGGAGTTCCTGCAGCGGGTGCTGGACTTCCGGCTCTCGGACGTCATCGGCGACGACTACGCCTACTTCATGCGGTGCAACCCGGACCACCACGGGATCGCGTTGCTGCCGGGCAAGGGCACGTTCCACCACCACGCGTGGCAGACCCAGTCCGTGGCCGACCTGGCCAAGCTGGGGGACCGGCTCAACAGGGTGGGCCGGGAGCTGATCTGGGGGCCCGTCCGCCATGGCGCGGGTCACAACGTGGCGGCCTATTATGTAGAGCATTCCGGCGCCGTCGTGGAGTTGTACACCGATCTCGAGCAGATCTACGACGACAACCGCGAGCCCGTCATCTGGGGCGCCGACGACAACTGGTGGAACATGTGGAGCGACTACCGTCCCCTGGACTTCCGCGACTTCGGCATCCCGCCGGTCGTCCGCCGCCTCACCTCGGCCTGA
- a CDS encoding 4-hydroxyphenylacetate 3-hydroxylase N-terminal domain-containing protein, translating into MTARTGAQYKAGLDDGREVWLGDEQIDITTHPAMARSVEGMAGYFDYQHVHADEVLMESPHGGMMNVSHLLPRGAEDIERRHVAFDRLARYSVGMLGRTPDYVNVVLAGHVSRRDIFEQYGDPVLHDRLAAYQREVIDGDLALTHTIVHAAIDKSAGEFEGVNEDLTLRVVDRTPEGVVVRGAKMLATLGPIADELYVYPATPIRPGNEEYAISFAIPVNTPGVVSVCRDPYAVDMDVVDRPFSARFDEQDAVVIFEDVLVPWHRVFIDGNLDVYNRINAGTATGNTQQQTAIRACVKMEFAYDLCVQMAKATGTDATPDTAAMLGEIYSYLRIARAVVHSAEVNSSDWGGGAWFCHDDISSLRTMMPLWMARVNDIIKTLGSHNLLATPTAAAFDHPRLGPLVERYLPGAQGISARERARIFRTAWDFAGSALGSRNELYERFYLGSVGRARGLDHRKAQGKGETGAYRALFEDAGIPAADAVARPVAVAH; encoded by the coding sequence ATGACCGCGAGGACCGGGGCCCAGTACAAGGCAGGCCTGGACGACGGCCGGGAGGTGTGGCTGGGTGACGAGCAGATCGACATCACCACCCACCCGGCCATGGCCCGCTCCGTCGAGGGGATGGCCGGCTACTTCGACTACCAGCACGTGCATGCGGACGAGGTGCTCATGGAGTCCCCGCACGGCGGGATGATGAACGTCTCGCACCTGCTGCCGCGCGGCGCCGAGGACATCGAGCGCCGCCACGTGGCCTTCGACCGCCTGGCCAGGTACTCCGTGGGCATGCTCGGGCGGACCCCGGACTACGTGAACGTGGTGCTGGCCGGGCACGTCTCCCGCCGGGACATCTTCGAGCAGTACGGGGACCCCGTGCTCCACGACCGCCTGGCCGCCTACCAGCGCGAGGTCATCGACGGTGACCTGGCGCTGACCCACACGATCGTGCACGCCGCCATCGACAAGTCCGCCGGCGAGTTCGAGGGCGTCAACGAGGACCTGACCCTGCGGGTGGTGGACCGCACCCCCGAGGGCGTGGTCGTCCGCGGCGCCAAGATGCTGGCCACCCTGGGGCCGATCGCGGACGAGCTCTACGTCTACCCGGCCACCCCGATCCGGCCCGGCAACGAGGAGTACGCCATCTCGTTCGCCATCCCGGTCAACACCCCCGGCGTGGTGTCCGTGTGCCGTGACCCCTACGCCGTGGACATGGACGTGGTGGACCGCCCCTTCTCGGCGCGCTTCGACGAGCAGGACGCCGTGGTGATCTTCGAGGACGTGCTCGTGCCCTGGCACCGGGTCTTCATCGACGGCAACCTGGACGTCTACAACCGGATCAACGCCGGCACGGCCACCGGCAACACCCAGCAGCAGACCGCCATCCGCGCCTGCGTGAAGATGGAGTTCGCCTACGACCTGTGCGTGCAGATGGCCAAGGCCACCGGCACCGACGCCACGCCGGACACCGCGGCGATGCTGGGGGAGATCTACTCCTACCTGCGCATCGCCCGGGCCGTGGTGCACTCGGCCGAGGTGAACTCCTCGGACTGGGGCGGCGGGGCCTGGTTCTGCCACGACGACATCTCCTCGCTGCGCACCATGATGCCGCTGTGGATGGCCCGGGTGAACGACATCATCAAGACCCTGGGCTCGCACAACCTGCTCGCCACGCCCACGGCGGCCGCCTTCGACCACCCGCGGCTGGGTCCGCTGGTGGAGCGCTACCTGCCCGGGGCCCAGGGCATCTCGGCGCGCGAGCGGGCGCGGATCTTCCGCACCGCCTGGGACTTCGCCGGTTCCGCCCTCGGTTCCCGCAACGAGCTCTACGAGCGGTTCTACCTGGGATCCGTGGGCCGTGCCCGCGGCCTCGACCACCGCAAGGCGCAGGGCAAGGGCGAGACCGGGGCCTACCGGGCCCTGTTCGAGGACGCCGGCATCCCTGCCGCCGACGCCGTCGCCCGACCCGTCGCCGTCGCCCACTGA
- a CDS encoding helix-turn-helix domain-containing protein, with the protein MADDIPVLSRSTTHGPLPAGELAVLGRLGGLGAPHGPTPDATVVLDGTTVRLGPAATTAVLDLLGRLAGGAVVTVAEQNRWLNTSQAARLAGVSNTYLRQLADRGEIPVTYRGTHRRIHPEDVLAWVRRREEARAQEERARDSRSASGDGAHPAPAPSFDEG; encoded by the coding sequence ATGGCCGATGACATCCCCGTGCTGTCCCGCAGCACCACCCACGGTCCCCTGCCCGCCGGCGAGCTCGCGGTGCTCGGCCGCCTCGGCGGGTTGGGCGCGCCGCACGGCCCGACGCCGGACGCCACCGTCGTGCTGGACGGCACCACCGTGCGCCTCGGCCCGGCGGCCACGACCGCGGTGCTGGACCTCCTCGGCCGGCTCGCCGGCGGCGCGGTGGTGACGGTCGCGGAGCAGAACCGCTGGCTGAACACCTCGCAGGCGGCCCGGCTGGCCGGGGTGTCCAACACCTACCTGCGCCAGTTGGCCGACCGGGGCGAGATCCCGGTGACCTACCGGGGCACGCACCGCCGGATCCACCCCGAGGACGTGCTCGCGTGGGTGCGCCGGCGCGAGGAGGCCCGCGCGCAGGAGGAGCGGGCGCGGGACTCGCGGTCAGCCTCGGGCGATGGCGCCCACCCTGCCCCTGCCCCCTCCTTTGACGAGGGCTGA
- a CDS encoding LLM class flavin-dependent oxidoreductase produces MSTSKPAQHMVLTTFMLPAGYHKDSWRMEGSRAEELGNLDFVLELTQMAEAAKLDAVFFGDVVHANTLLRGDIKMNGFYEPVAVLSALAARTQHIGLVGTISTSFTEPYNVARQLCGLDHMSNGRAGWNIVTSSDGFQNFGMDQAPDPATRYRRATEFVDVVRRLWDSWDDGAVIVDRASGEYLDRTRLHPIDHEGEFFRVQGPLNMPTSPQRHPVLAQAGSSGPGMELGSSIGDMIYTAQPHKQPSIEFYATFKRMAKDKGRHPDHVKIIPGILPILGDTEAEARELADELGRHVHLENGRTQVGADLRMDLSELDYDERIPAEWFREDDSLGSRYKIYRMKSVEMGMTLRELIVDLARSTGHQWMAGTASQVADRMVDWFESKACDGFNLNSPFNPGGFKLICDKLVPELQDRGYFRSEYEGATFRENLGLPEVSPSLQPA; encoded by the coding sequence ATGAGCACTTCCAAGCCGGCTCAGCACATGGTCCTGACGACCTTCATGCTGCCCGCGGGATACCACAAGGACAGCTGGCGGATGGAGGGGAGCCGGGCCGAGGAGCTCGGCAACCTGGACTTCGTCCTCGAGCTCACCCAGATGGCCGAGGCGGCCAAGCTGGACGCCGTGTTCTTCGGGGACGTGGTGCACGCCAACACCCTGCTGCGTGGGGACATCAAGATGAACGGCTTCTACGAACCCGTCGCCGTGCTCTCGGCCCTGGCCGCCCGCACCCAGCACATCGGCCTGGTCGGCACCATCTCCACGTCCTTCACCGAGCCCTACAACGTGGCCCGGCAGCTCTGCGGGCTCGACCACATGTCCAACGGCCGCGCCGGGTGGAACATCGTGACCTCCTCGGACGGCTTCCAGAACTTCGGCATGGACCAGGCCCCGGACCCGGCCACCCGCTACCGCCGCGCCACCGAGTTCGTGGACGTGGTGCGCCGGCTGTGGGACTCCTGGGACGACGGCGCCGTGATCGTGGACCGCGCCTCGGGCGAGTACCTGGACCGCACCCGCCTGCACCCGATCGACCACGAGGGCGAGTTCTTCCGCGTCCAGGGCCCGCTGAACATGCCCACCAGCCCGCAGCGCCACCCCGTGCTGGCCCAGGCCGGGTCCTCGGGCCCGGGCATGGAGCTGGGCTCGTCCATCGGGGACATGATCTACACGGCCCAGCCCCACAAGCAGCCCTCGATCGAGTTCTACGCCACGTTCAAGCGGATGGCCAAGGACAAGGGGCGCCACCCGGACCACGTGAAGATCATCCCCGGCATCCTGCCCATCCTCGGGGACACCGAGGCCGAGGCGCGCGAGCTGGCCGACGAGCTCGGCCGCCACGTGCACCTGGAGAACGGGCGCACCCAGGTCGGTGCGGACCTGCGCATGGACCTGTCCGAGCTGGATTACGACGAGCGCATCCCGGCCGAGTGGTTCCGCGAGGACGACTCCCTGGGCAGCCGCTACAAGATTTACCGGATGAAGTCCGTGGAGATGGGCATGACCCTGCGCGAGCTGATCGTGGACCTCGCCCGGTCCACCGGTCACCAGTGGATGGCCGGCACCGCGTCCCAGGTCGCCGACCGGATGGTCGACTGGTTCGAGTCCAAGGCCTGCGACGGCTTCAACCTGAACTCCCCGTTCAACCCCGGGGGTTTCAAGCTGATCTGCGACAAGCTCGTGCCCGAGCTGCAGGACCGCGGGTACTTCCGCAGCGAGTACGAGGGCGCCACGTTCCGGGAGAACCTCGGCCTGCCCGAGGTCTCACCGTCGCTGCAGCCGGCCTGA
- a CDS encoding CoA ester lyase, giving the protein MPLRNRRAAALPAKLSRSWLLVNAAHPEDFAPGLASEADSVLFDLEAAVPQDQKDAARQSVVEALNGGMDAWVRINAIDTEDWQRDLEALSGATGLRGVMLALAEEPEQVTLTAMRLRAGTPVIALIESALGLENATAVARAPGTFRLAFGTNDFRKDTGVSDDPMAMAYARSRLVIASRVGKLPGAIDGPPAAADDEAAVVETSRVTASMGMTGRLCLNRAQVDSINRALSPSEDEVAWAVDMLQAHRAGASVGDGSYLPRLARAQKIADLADSYGLWNA; this is encoded by the coding sequence ATGCCCCTGCGTAACCGCCGTGCTGCCGCCCTGCCCGCCAAGCTGAGCCGGTCCTGGCTGCTGGTGAACGCGGCCCACCCGGAGGACTTCGCCCCGGGCCTGGCCTCGGAGGCGGACTCGGTCCTGTTCGACCTCGAGGCGGCCGTGCCCCAGGACCAGAAGGACGCCGCGCGGCAGTCCGTGGTCGAGGCGCTCAACGGCGGCATGGATGCCTGGGTCCGGATCAACGCGATCGACACCGAGGACTGGCAGCGGGACCTCGAGGCGCTGTCCGGGGCCACCGGGCTGCGCGGGGTGATGCTCGCGCTGGCCGAGGAACCCGAGCAGGTCACCCTGACCGCCATGCGGCTGCGGGCCGGCACGCCGGTGATCGCGCTCATCGAGTCGGCGCTGGGCCTGGAGAACGCGACCGCGGTGGCCCGCGCCCCGGGCACCTTCCGCCTCGCGTTCGGCACCAACGACTTCCGCAAGGACACCGGCGTCTCCGACGACCCCATGGCCATGGCCTATGCGCGCTCCCGGCTCGTCATCGCCTCGCGCGTGGGCAAGCTGCCCGGGGCGATCGACGGGCCGCCGGCCGCCGCGGACGACGAGGCCGCCGTGGTGGAGACCTCCCGGGTCACCGCCTCGATGGGCATGACCGGGCGGCTGTGCCTCAACCGCGCCCAGGTGGACTCCATCAACCGGGCCCTGTCCCCGTCCGAGGACGAGGTCGCCTGGGCCGTGGACATGCTGCAGGCGCACCGGGCCGGGGCGTCCGTGGGCGACGGCTCCTACCTGCCGCGTCTGGCCCGTGCCCAGAAGATCGCCGACCTGGCCGATTCCTACGGCCTCTGGAACGCCTGA
- a CDS encoding GntR family transcriptional regulator encodes MAKRTDAETLSKHIRDELRTNILRGQWAPGDRLQLNQLSEQFSTSSTVVREALTRLAGDRLVVLKPNRGFFVPTVSLDELRDITELRCVNEQFAVSLAIERGDLNWEGELMAVHHRMERTPSRDAENLPTIEWAAAHQAFHAQLLAACGVPVLIDLTNTLSDLTQLYNRWATSATNWSGRDLSAEHQAILDAALARDAETTSRLLAEHYHGTLEAITKLGVEVGLPATTA; translated from the coding sequence ATGGCCAAGCGAACCGATGCCGAGACGCTCTCCAAGCACATCCGCGATGAGCTGCGCACCAATATCCTGCGGGGGCAGTGGGCCCCCGGCGACCGCCTCCAGCTGAACCAGCTCTCCGAGCAGTTCAGCACCTCGTCCACGGTGGTCCGGGAGGCGCTGACCCGCCTGGCCGGTGATCGCCTGGTGGTGTTGAAGCCCAACCGGGGCTTCTTCGTCCCCACCGTGTCCCTGGACGAACTGCGGGACATCACCGAGCTGCGGTGCGTCAACGAGCAGTTCGCCGTCTCGCTGGCCATCGAGCGCGGGGACCTGAACTGGGAGGGCGAGTTGATGGCCGTCCACCACCGGATGGAGAGGACCCCCAGCCGCGACGCGGAGAACCTCCCCACCATCGAGTGGGCGGCCGCCCACCAGGCGTTCCACGCGCAGCTGCTGGCCGCCTGCGGCGTGCCCGTGCTGATCGACCTGACGAACACGCTCTCCGACCTCACGCAGCTGTACAACCGCTGGGCCACGAGCGCCACCAACTGGTCCGGCCGGGACCTCTCCGCCGAGCACCAGGCGATCCTCGACGCGGCCCTGGCGCGGGACGCCGAGACCACCTCCCGGCTGCTGGCCGAGCACTACCACGGCACGCTCGAGGCCATCACGAAGCTGGGCGTGGAAGTGGGCCTCCCGGCGACGACCGCCTGA
- a CDS encoding fumarylacetoacetate hydrolase family protein encodes MNYLSFVTPEGTPTWGVASQGVVYDLGPTGTGRAASLHDAVAAGVFGTLEPSALAGAPTYAEADISYLPCLTTPGKIICIGVNYRTHQEESGKTGQTAPTVFTRFADTQMGHLAPAIKPASTGTFDYEGEMALVIGKEAWHVAPEDAFDHVAGYANYNDFSVRDWQKAASQWIPGKNFPATGAFGPYLVPAADVGDVHGLTLETRVNGEVRQHASVADLYFDIPTLISYVTGFTRLHPGDVIVTGTPGGVGLFWGEDGLLDAGDEVEVEITGLGVLRNTVQDEADAGSTPSPLAALGALAQAG; translated from the coding sequence GTGAACTACCTCAGCTTCGTGACCCCGGAAGGCACCCCGACATGGGGCGTCGCCTCGCAGGGAGTCGTCTACGACCTCGGCCCCACCGGCACCGGCCGCGCCGCCTCGTTGCACGACGCCGTGGCCGCCGGAGTCTTCGGCACCCTGGAGCCCTCCGCCCTGGCCGGTGCGCCCACCTACGCCGAGGCGGACATCTCCTACCTGCCATGCCTGACCACGCCCGGGAAGATCATCTGCATCGGCGTGAACTACCGGACGCACCAGGAGGAGTCCGGCAAGACCGGGCAGACGGCGCCCACGGTCTTCACCCGGTTCGCGGACACGCAGATGGGCCACCTGGCCCCGGCGATCAAGCCGGCCTCCACGGGCACGTTCGACTACGAAGGTGAGATGGCCCTGGTCATCGGCAAGGAGGCGTGGCACGTGGCCCCGGAGGACGCGTTCGACCACGTCGCCGGCTACGCCAACTACAACGACTTCTCCGTCCGCGACTGGCAGAAGGCCGCCAGCCAGTGGATCCCGGGCAAGAACTTCCCGGCCACCGGCGCCTTCGGCCCCTACCTGGTCCCGGCCGCGGACGTGGGCGACGTGCACGGACTGACCCTGGAGACCCGGGTCAACGGCGAGGTGCGCCAGCACGCCTCCGTGGCGGACCTCTACTTCGACATCCCGACCCTCATCAGCTACGTCACCGGGTTCACCCGGCTCCATCCCGGTGACGTCATCGTCACCGGCACCCCCGGCGGCGTCGGCCTGTTCTGGGGCGAGGACGGCCTGCTGGACGCGGGCGACGAGGTCGAGGTGGAGATCACCGGCCTGGGCGTGCTGCGCAACACGGTGCAGGACGAGGCCGACGCGGGCTCCACGCCCTCCCCGCTGGCCGCCCTGGGCGCGCTCGCGCAAGCCGGCTGA
- the pdxS gene encoding pyridoxal 5'-phosphate synthase lyase subunit PdxS — protein MTSTTAGTSATQDVTASSIAGSETHEPGSIQDSGQGSPRTGTARVKRGLADMLKGGVIMDVVTAEQARIAEDAGAVAVMALERVPADIRAQGGVARMSDPDLIDQIVDAVSIPVMAKARIGHFVEAQVLEALKVDYIDESEVLSPADYVNHIDKWDFTVPFVCGATNLGEALRRITEGAAMIRSKGEAGTGDVSEAVKHIRTIRGEIAKLSALSKDELYVAAKELQAPYELVAEVAREGKLPVVLFTAGGVATPADAALMMQLGADGVFVGSGIFKSGNPEARAAAIVRATAQYTDAAAVADASRGLGEAMVGINVADLPAPHRLAERGW, from the coding sequence ATGACCAGCACCACCGCAGGGACGTCCGCCACCCAGGACGTCACCGCCTCCTCGATCGCCGGCTCCGAGACCCACGAGCCCGGCTCCATCCAGGACTCCGGCCAGGGCTCGCCGCGCACCGGCACGGCCCGCGTCAAGCGCGGCCTGGCCGACATGCTCAAGGGCGGCGTGATCATGGACGTCGTCACCGCCGAGCAGGCGAGGATCGCCGAGGACGCCGGTGCCGTGGCCGTGATGGCCCTCGAGCGCGTGCCCGCTGACATCCGCGCCCAGGGCGGCGTGGCCCGCATGTCCGACCCGGACCTGATCGACCAGATCGTGGACGCCGTGTCCATCCCCGTCATGGCCAAGGCCCGGATCGGCCACTTCGTGGAGGCCCAGGTCCTCGAGGCGCTCAAGGTCGACTACATCGACGAGTCCGAGGTCCTGTCCCCGGCCGACTACGTGAACCACATCGACAAGTGGGACTTCACCGTCCCCTTCGTCTGCGGCGCCACCAACCTCGGCGAGGCCCTGCGCCGCATCACCGAGGGCGCGGCCATGATCCGCTCCAAGGGCGAGGCCGGCACCGGTGACGTCTCCGAGGCCGTCAAGCACATCCGCACCATCCGCGGCGAGATCGCCAAGCTGTCCGCGCTGTCCAAGGACGAGCTCTACGTGGCCGCCAAGGAGCTGCAGGCCCCGTACGAGCTCGTGGCCGAGGTCGCCCGCGAGGGCAAGCTGCCCGTGGTGCTCTTCACCGCCGGCGGCGTGGCCACCCCGGCCGACGCGGCCCTGATGATGCAGCTCGGCGCCGACGGCGTGTTCGTGGGCTCCGGCATCTTCAAGTCCGGCAACCCCGAGGCCCGTGCCGCCGCGATCGTGCGCGCCACGGCCCAGTACACCGACGCCGCCGCCGTCGCCGACGCTTCGCGCGGCCTGGGCGAGGCCATGGTCGGCATCAACGTCGCCGACCTGCCCGCCCCGCACCGCCTGGCCGAACGCGGGTGGTGA